In a genomic window of Sinorhizobium meliloti:
- a CDS encoding arabinose ABC transporter substrate-binding protein, with the protein MRFIKAVALAGTVAILAATSAFAADVKIGFIVKQPEEPWFQDEWKFADEAAKEKGFTLVKIGAQDGEKVQSAIDNLGAQGAQGFIVCTPDVKLGPGIVAKAAANDLKLMTVDDRLVNADGSPIEDVPHMGISATKIGEAVGEAIVAEIKKRGWDMKEVGAIRVSYDQLPTAVDRVDGALSVLKANGFPEANIFDAPQAKTDTEAALNAATVVLNKNAGIKKWIAVGLNDEAVLGAVRATETVGIPADSMIGIGIGGADSAINEFKKPSATGFYGTVIISPKRHGYETALNMYEWIANGKEPEKLILTAGQLALRDNYEAVRKELGIE; encoded by the coding sequence ATGCGCTTTATCAAAGCCGTCGCTTTGGCCGGCACCGTCGCGATTCTTGCTGCAACATCCGCCTTCGCCGCCGATGTGAAGATCGGCTTCATCGTCAAGCAGCCGGAGGAGCCGTGGTTCCAGGACGAATGGAAATTCGCCGACGAAGCGGCCAAGGAAAAGGGCTTCACGCTCGTCAAGATCGGCGCCCAGGATGGCGAAAAGGTTCAGTCGGCCATCGACAATCTCGGCGCCCAGGGCGCGCAGGGCTTCATCGTCTGCACCCCGGACGTGAAGCTCGGCCCCGGCATCGTCGCCAAGGCGGCCGCCAACGACCTCAAGTTGATGACGGTCGACGATCGGCTGGTCAACGCCGACGGCAGCCCGATCGAGGACGTTCCGCATATGGGCATCTCCGCCACCAAGATCGGCGAGGCCGTGGGCGAGGCGATCGTCGCGGAGATCAAGAAGCGCGGCTGGGACATGAAGGAAGTCGGCGCGATCCGCGTTTCCTACGATCAGCTCCCGACCGCCGTGGACCGGGTTGACGGCGCGCTCTCCGTTCTGAAGGCGAACGGCTTCCCCGAAGCCAACATCTTCGACGCGCCGCAGGCAAAGACGGACACCGAAGCCGCTCTCAATGCCGCGACAGTCGTTCTCAACAAGAATGCGGGGATCAAGAAGTGGATCGCCGTCGGCCTCAACGACGAAGCCGTGCTCGGTGCAGTGCGTGCCACCGAGACGGTCGGCATTCCCGCGGACAGCATGATCGGCATCGGCATCGGCGGCGCGGACTCCGCGATCAACGAGTTCAAGAAGCCTTCCGCGACGGGCTTCTACGGCACCGTCATCATCTCGCCGAAACGCCACGGCTACGAGACGGCCCTCAACATGTACGAGTGGATCGCCAACGGCAAGGAACCGGAAAAGCTGATCCTGACCGCCGGCCAGCTCGCGCTGCGCGACAACTATGAGGCCGTCCGCAAGGAACTCGGCATCGAGTGA
- a CDS encoding NYN domain-containing protein, producing the protein MFDQREKIALLIDGANLFAASKALGFDIDYRKLLQAFRKRAYLLRANYYSALVEDQETATIRPLIDWLDYNGYQVVTKPVKEITDSLGRRKVKGNMDVELAIDAIEISETADHLVIFSGDGNFTNLVAALQRKGCKVSVVSTMATRPPMISDALRREADHFIELDRLRGEISREHSDSA; encoded by the coding sequence ATGTTCGATCAGCGGGAGAAGATCGCGCTCCTAATAGACGGCGCCAATCTCTTTGCCGCCTCGAAGGCGCTCGGCTTCGACATAGATTATCGCAAGCTGCTCCAAGCTTTCCGGAAGCGCGCCTATCTGCTTCGTGCCAATTACTATTCCGCGCTGGTGGAGGACCAGGAAACGGCTACAATCCGGCCGCTGATCGACTGGCTCGACTATAACGGATACCAGGTGGTGACCAAACCCGTCAAAGAAATCACCGACTCGCTCGGACGTCGCAAGGTCAAGGGCAACATGGATGTGGAGCTAGCGATCGACGCCATTGAGATATCGGAGACGGCCGATCATCTCGTGATCTTCTCAGGCGATGGCAACTTCACGAACCTAGTCGCGGCATTGCAACGCAAGGGGTGCAAGGTCTCGGTCGTGTCGACCATGGCAACACGGCCGCCGATGATTTCAGACGCGCTGCGCCGCGAAGCCGATCACTTTATCGAGCTGGACAGGCTCCGGGGCGAGATAAGTCGGGAGCATTCAGACAGCGCCTGA
- a CDS encoding substrate-binding domain-containing protein has product MRNFLSTTAMAVLATTLLAGTAAAATENPFRCKPGEKYVMNVMVSGVEYWFPVYEMFKQAGQQFGCETEYTGTPEYDVNKQIASFDQALAQSPAGILVHPMNSDPFIEPINRATDQGTAVVTFAADSPLSKRVSYITSDNTREGIYAADKIAEKLGGKGEYAVLENPGQDNHDKRIAAFIARMEEKWPDMKLVGRAASNQDPNKAYQGLTSLIQANPNLGAVFMPEANSAIGAAQANKETGGKVLVMCADVNANILDMIKAGEVFGSINPNQGMQGYMGFLLLWLAKHPELIDPMNDAKRSGFNPMSIPVVDNGLSIVTADNADDFYWDKYLKRRGTKGIEE; this is encoded by the coding sequence TTGCGCAATTTTCTCAGCACGACCGCGATGGCGGTCCTCGCAACCACGCTTCTTGCCGGCACGGCCGCCGCCGCGACGGAAAACCCGTTCCGCTGCAAGCCGGGCGAAAAATACGTCATGAACGTGATGGTGTCCGGCGTCGAATACTGGTTCCCGGTCTACGAGATGTTCAAGCAGGCCGGCCAGCAGTTCGGCTGCGAGACGGAATACACCGGAACGCCGGAATATGACGTCAACAAGCAGATCGCCAGCTTCGATCAAGCCTTGGCGCAGAGCCCGGCCGGCATTCTGGTTCACCCGATGAATTCGGATCCGTTTATCGAGCCTATCAATCGGGCGACCGACCAGGGCACGGCGGTCGTGACCTTCGCCGCGGATTCTCCCCTGTCGAAGCGCGTTTCCTACATCACCTCCGACAACACACGCGAAGGCATCTACGCCGCCGACAAGATCGCCGAAAAGCTCGGGGGCAAGGGTGAATATGCGGTGCTCGAAAATCCCGGCCAGGACAATCACGACAAGCGCATCGCAGCCTTCATCGCCCGCATGGAGGAGAAATGGCCCGACATGAAGCTCGTGGGGCGGGCCGCTTCCAACCAGGACCCTAACAAAGCCTATCAGGGGCTCACGAGCCTCATCCAGGCCAACCCTAATCTCGGCGCCGTGTTCATGCCCGAGGCAAATTCGGCAATCGGCGCGGCGCAGGCGAACAAGGAAACGGGCGGCAAAGTCCTCGTCATGTGCGCCGACGTCAACGCCAATATTCTCGACATGATCAAGGCGGGCGAGGTCTTCGGCTCGATCAACCCCAATCAGGGCATGCAGGGCTATATGGGCTTCCTGCTGCTCTGGCTCGCCAAGCACCCGGAGCTCATCGACCCGATGAACGACGCCAAGCGATCCGGCTTCAATCCGATGAGCATCCCGGTCGTCGACAACGGCCTCTCGATCGTCACGGCCGATAACGCCGACGATTTCTACTGGGACAAGTACCTGAAACGCCGCGGTACCAAGGGCATCGAGGAATAA
- a CDS encoding SDR family oxidoreductase, whose product MSDRLKGKRIMVTGAAQGIGLAIAEMFLSEGAALFLVDRDGPLLEMEAKRLQREGRALAYAEADITDADAIEAVVSAAASSIGPINALVNNAGVNVFSEPLEMSDADWQRCFDINLRGAWNCCKAVLPGLIEQGGGAILNIASTHSFTIIPHTFPYPVAKHALLGMTKALGIEYAPKGIRVNALAPGYVLTQKAYDYWNSFPDPAAAEAATMKLHPSGRIATAEEIARAAVFMISDECPFMNATCLTVDGGLSVLHHPA is encoded by the coding sequence ATGAGTGACCGGCTTAAAGGCAAGCGGATCATGGTGACCGGTGCGGCGCAGGGCATCGGCCTTGCGATTGCCGAAATGTTCCTGTCGGAGGGGGCGGCACTCTTCCTCGTCGACCGAGACGGTCCCCTGCTTGAAATGGAGGCGAAGCGGCTGCAGCGGGAGGGGCGGGCGCTTGCCTACGCCGAAGCCGACATTACGGACGCCGATGCGATCGAGGCGGTGGTGTCGGCAGCCGCTTCATCGATCGGTCCGATCAATGCGCTCGTCAACAATGCCGGGGTCAACGTCTTCTCGGAGCCGCTGGAGATGAGCGATGCCGACTGGCAGCGCTGTTTCGACATCAACCTCCGTGGTGCCTGGAACTGCTGCAAGGCGGTGCTGCCTGGCCTGATCGAACAGGGCGGCGGGGCGATCCTCAACATCGCTTCCACTCATTCCTTCACCATCATTCCGCACACCTTTCCCTACCCCGTCGCAAAGCACGCGCTGCTCGGCATGACGAAGGCGCTCGGCATCGAATATGCCCCAAAGGGCATTCGCGTGAATGCGCTGGCGCCGGGCTATGTGTTGACCCAGAAGGCTTACGACTACTGGAACAGTTTCCCGGACCCGGCAGCAGCCGAGGCGGCAACCATGAAGCTCCATCCGAGCGGCCGCATCGCGACGGCAGAAGAGATCGCCCGCGCCGCCGTCTTCATGATCTCCGACGAGTGCCCTTTCATGAACGCGACCTGCCTGACGGTGGATGGCGGCCTCAGCGTCCTGCATCATCCCGCTTGA
- the araG gene encoding L-arabinose ABC transporter ATP-binding protein AraG, whose product MQDFLEFQSISKGYPGVQALSEVSFSVRKGAVHGLMGENGAGKSTLIRVLSGDQAADTGDIRIDGEPQHYRSVRDAFNAGVIVIHQELQLVPELTVAENLWLGRFPGNAGVIDRRQLVRVVSDRLREIGIDVHPEAKVASLSIGERQMVEIAKAVMTDARVIALDEPTSSLSSRESEILFALIERLRSNGTVILYVSHRLDEIFRLCDSLTVLRDGRLAAHHPDISKVGREQIIAEMVGREISNIWGWRARTLGAARLSVEGVSGTTLPQPISFAVRAGEILGFFGLIGAGRSEMARLVYGADRRWQGKVLVDGAAVPADSPRLSIRAGVVLCPEDRKSDGIVHGRSIEENMAISSRRHFSPFGIVDKRKEADLAERFIAKLRVRTPSRHQDIVNLSGGNQQKVILGRWLSEEGVKVLLIDEPTRGIDVGAKSEIYEILYELAAQGMAIVVISSELPEVMGIADRILVMCEGRIVAEIDRSDFDEHRILAAALPDASATTATLPEQVS is encoded by the coding sequence ATGCAGGACTTTCTGGAATTCCAATCGATTTCAAAAGGCTATCCCGGCGTCCAGGCGCTGTCGGAAGTCTCCTTCTCTGTACGCAAGGGCGCGGTTCACGGGCTGATGGGAGAAAACGGAGCCGGGAAGTCCACCTTGATACGGGTGCTCTCCGGAGACCAGGCCGCCGATACCGGCGATATCCGCATCGACGGCGAGCCGCAGCACTATCGTTCCGTACGCGATGCCTTCAACGCGGGCGTCATCGTCATCCATCAGGAACTGCAGCTCGTACCGGAGCTGACGGTCGCCGAAAACCTCTGGCTCGGCCGTTTCCCCGGCAATGCCGGCGTCATAGACCGTCGGCAATTGGTTCGCGTCGTCTCCGACAGGCTTAGAGAAATCGGTATCGACGTCCATCCCGAGGCGAAGGTCGCGTCCCTGTCGATCGGCGAGCGGCAGATGGTCGAGATAGCCAAAGCGGTGATGACCGACGCTCGCGTGATTGCCTTGGACGAGCCCACCTCTTCGCTCTCCTCGCGAGAAAGCGAAATCCTCTTCGCCCTGATCGAAAGATTGCGGTCGAACGGCACGGTCATCCTCTATGTCTCGCATCGGCTGGACGAGATCTTCCGCCTGTGCGACAGCCTGACCGTGCTGAGAGATGGCCGGCTCGCAGCCCATCATCCGGACATCTCGAAAGTCGGCCGCGAGCAGATCATCGCCGAGATGGTCGGGCGCGAAATTTCGAACATCTGGGGTTGGCGCGCCCGGACGCTCGGAGCTGCGAGGCTTTCGGTCGAAGGCGTTTCCGGCACCACCCTGCCCCAACCGATCAGCTTTGCCGTCCGCGCCGGCGAGATTCTCGGCTTCTTCGGCCTGATCGGCGCGGGCCGCAGCGAAATGGCCCGTCTGGTCTATGGCGCCGATCGCCGGTGGCAGGGCAAGGTCCTGGTGGACGGCGCCGCCGTACCGGCGGACAGCCCGCGGCTGTCGATCCGTGCCGGCGTCGTTCTGTGCCCGGAAGACAGGAAGTCCGATGGCATCGTGCACGGGCGCTCGATCGAGGAGAACATGGCGATCTCCTCCCGCCGTCATTTCTCGCCCTTCGGAATTGTGGACAAGCGAAAGGAGGCGGACCTTGCCGAGCGTTTCATCGCCAAGCTGCGGGTGCGCACGCCCTCGCGCCACCAGGACATCGTCAACCTTTCCGGCGGAAACCAGCAGAAGGTGATCCTTGGCCGCTGGCTGTCGGAAGAAGGCGTCAAGGTGCTTCTGATCGACGAGCCGACCCGCGGCATCGATGTCGGCGCGAAATCGGAAATATACGAAATTCTTTACGAGCTTGCGGCTCAAGGCATGGCGATCGTCGTCATTTCGAGCGAACTGCCCGAGGTCATGGGGATTGCGGACCGCATTCTCGTGATGTGCGAGGGTCGGATCGTGGCCGAAATCGACCGGAGCGATTTCGACGAACACCGGATACTCGCAGCAGCACTTCCGGATGCCTCAGCCACGACGGCCACCCTTCCCGAACAGGTAAGCTGA
- the dgoD gene encoding galactonate dehydratase, whose translation MKITKLTTYIVPPRWLFLKIETDEGVVGWGEPVVEGRALTVEAAVHELSDYLVGKDPFLIEDHWNVLYRGGFYRGGAIHMSALAGIDQALWDIKGKALGQPVHSLLGGQCRDRIKVYSWIGGDRPSDVANNAREVVARGFKAIKLNGCEEMQIVDTNEKIDKAVETIGLIRVAIGPHIGIGVDFHGRVHRPMAKVLAKELEQFKLMFIEEPVLSENREALREIANHCSTPIALGERLYSRWDFKSVLSDGFVDIIQPDLSHAGGITECRKIAAMAEAYDVALAPHCPLGPIALAACLQVDAVSYNAFIQEQSLGIHYNEANDILDYISNKEVFAYEDGFVSIPQGPGLGIEVDEAYVIERAKEGHRWRNPIWRHSDGSVAEW comes from the coding sequence ATGAAAATCACGAAGCTGACCACCTATATCGTTCCGCCGCGCTGGCTGTTTCTCAAGATCGAAACCGATGAGGGTGTCGTGGGGTGGGGAGAGCCCGTGGTCGAGGGGCGCGCCCTGACGGTCGAAGCTGCCGTTCACGAGCTTTCGGACTATCTCGTGGGCAAGGACCCCTTCCTGATCGAGGACCATTGGAACGTCCTTTATCGCGGCGGCTTCTACCGCGGCGGCGCCATCCATATGAGTGCGCTTGCCGGCATCGACCAGGCGCTTTGGGACATCAAGGGCAAGGCGCTCGGTCAGCCCGTCCACTCTCTGCTCGGCGGCCAGTGCCGCGACAGGATCAAGGTCTATTCCTGGATCGGCGGCGACCGCCCGAGCGATGTCGCGAACAATGCGCGCGAGGTGGTCGCCCGCGGCTTCAAGGCGATCAAGCTCAACGGCTGCGAGGAGATGCAGATCGTCGACACCAACGAGAAGATCGACAAGGCGGTAGAGACGATAGGGCTGATCCGCGTTGCGATCGGCCCCCATATCGGTATTGGCGTCGATTTCCATGGGCGGGTCCACCGTCCGATGGCGAAGGTACTCGCCAAGGAGCTGGAGCAGTTCAAGCTGATGTTCATCGAGGAGCCCGTGCTTTCCGAGAACCGCGAAGCCCTGAGGGAAATCGCCAATCATTGCTCGACGCCGATCGCACTCGGCGAAAGGCTTTATTCGCGCTGGGACTTCAAATCGGTTCTCTCCGACGGCTTCGTCGACATCATCCAGCCGGATCTTTCCCATGCCGGCGGGATCACCGAATGTCGCAAGATCGCCGCCATGGCCGAGGCGTACGACGTGGCTCTGGCGCCGCACTGCCCTCTCGGGCCGATTGCGCTTGCCGCCTGCCTGCAGGTCGATGCCGTCAGCTATAACGCCTTCATCCAGGAGCAGAGCCTCGGCATCCACTACAACGAGGCGAACGACATCCTCGACTACATCTCCAACAAGGAGGTCTTCGCTTACGAAGACGGCTTCGTTTCCATTCCGCAGGGGCCCGGTCTCGGCATCGAGGTGGACGAGGCCTATGTGATCGAACGCGCGAAGGAGGGGCATCGCTGGCGCAATCCGATCTGGCGCCATTCGGACGGCAGTGTTGCCGAGTGGTGA
- a CDS encoding FadR/GntR family transcriptional regulator → MEISVQGQQDQSMEPSGAPSRRPRVQKDVTRAIAAEICGDDYPAGSFLPRENDLCERYGVSRTVIRESLKILESKGLVRGRSRVGTVVCSKDEWNILDQQVLEWIGDRIFQFDLLNCILEARRAIEPVAAELAAARATVQEIAAIERAWQQMRDADGDIVKFTAADVAFHESLLKASHNQVFQQLASIIQAGLKFSLQASNEAADTCGDAVEIHRQLVEALRMRDTAAARNCSYQLLDLAARDLAVAVERRSPQG, encoded by the coding sequence ATGGAGATTTCGGTGCAAGGACAACAGGATCAATCGATGGAACCGAGCGGCGCGCCTTCCCGCCGGCCCCGTGTCCAGAAGGATGTGACGCGGGCGATCGCCGCCGAGATCTGCGGCGACGACTATCCGGCAGGCAGTTTCCTGCCGCGGGAGAACGACCTGTGCGAGCGCTACGGCGTCAGCCGCACGGTGATTCGGGAATCGCTGAAGATTCTCGAATCGAAGGGCCTCGTGCGCGGGCGTTCGCGCGTCGGCACCGTCGTCTGCAGCAAGGATGAGTGGAACATTCTCGACCAACAGGTCCTGGAGTGGATCGGCGACCGGATTTTTCAGTTCGATCTTCTGAACTGTATTCTGGAAGCGCGCCGTGCGATCGAGCCGGTTGCGGCGGAACTGGCTGCTGCGCGCGCGACGGTGCAGGAAATCGCCGCGATCGAGCGGGCCTGGCAGCAGATGAGGGACGCCGACGGCGACATCGTGAAGTTCACGGCGGCGGACGTCGCCTTCCACGAATCGCTCTTGAAGGCGAGCCACAATCAGGTGTTCCAGCAGCTGGCGAGCATCATCCAGGCCGGCCTCAAATTCTCTTTGCAAGCCTCGAACGAAGCGGCGGACACTTGCGGCGACGCCGTGGAAATCCACAGGCAGTTGGTCGAAGCGCTGCGGATGCGCGACACGGCGGCAGCGCGCAACTGTTCGTATCAGTTGCTGGACCTCGCCGCACGTGATCTTGCCGTCGCCGTCGAGCGGCGTTCGCCGCAGGGCTGA
- the araH gene encoding L-arabinose ABC transporter permease AraH, which produces MTTSLKKILLGEQGLLVIFAAAFVVVSLTVPNFLTERNMLGLLQSVVTIGVVACTMMFCLASRDFDLSVGSTVAFSGMVAVMASNATGSIVLGLLAALACGGIVGLANGIVIARFRINALITTLATMQIVRGFALIASDGRAVGINDPAFYQLSLSKFLTVPTPIWVMALFFIVFGFLLNRTVFGKNTLAIGGNPEASRLAGVDVARMRIWIFALQGLVCAVAGVLLASRITSGQPNAATGLELSVISACVLGGVSLAGGRATMTGVVVGVLIMGIAENVMNLLNIQAFYQYVVRGLILLIAVLLDNMRSVAGRPRG; this is translated from the coding sequence ATGACGACTTCCTTGAAAAAAATTCTTCTCGGCGAACAGGGCCTGCTGGTGATCTTTGCCGCCGCCTTCGTGGTGGTGTCTCTGACGGTTCCGAATTTCCTCACCGAACGCAACATGCTCGGCTTGCTGCAATCGGTGGTGACCATCGGCGTCGTCGCCTGCACCATGATGTTCTGCCTGGCATCGCGCGACTTCGATCTTTCGGTCGGCTCTACCGTAGCCTTCTCGGGAATGGTTGCCGTAATGGCGTCGAACGCGACGGGCTCGATCGTGCTCGGCCTTCTGGCGGCTCTTGCCTGCGGTGGGATCGTTGGTCTCGCGAACGGCATCGTGATCGCCCGTTTCCGCATCAATGCGCTCATAACGACGCTGGCGACGATGCAGATCGTACGCGGCTTTGCCTTGATTGCATCGGACGGCCGTGCCGTCGGGATCAATGATCCGGCATTCTACCAGCTCTCTCTGTCGAAGTTCCTGACGGTACCCACGCCGATCTGGGTGATGGCCCTCTTCTTCATCGTGTTCGGTTTCCTGCTCAACCGTACCGTCTTCGGCAAGAACACCCTTGCGATCGGCGGCAACCCGGAAGCCTCGCGGCTGGCCGGCGTCGACGTCGCGCGAATGCGCATCTGGATCTTCGCCCTGCAGGGGCTGGTATGTGCGGTAGCAGGGGTCCTGCTCGCCTCGCGCATCACTTCGGGTCAGCCGAATGCGGCCACCGGGCTCGAACTCTCGGTGATTTCCGCCTGCGTTCTCGGCGGCGTCTCGCTTGCCGGCGGCCGGGCGACCATGACGGGGGTCGTCGTCGGCGTTCTGATCATGGGTATTGCCGAGAATGTCATGAACCTGCTCAACATCCAGGCCTTCTACCAGTATGTGGTGCGTGGTCTCATCCTGCTGATTGCGGTCCTCCTCGACAATATGCGCTCTGTCGCCGGCAGGCCGCGAGGGTAA
- a CDS encoding MFS transporter, which yields MPFTTFLVKNSRWLAGGFLLCFFSSFGQTFFISLSAGDIRREFDLSHGAFGTIYMGATLLSAITLPQLGRVVDHASARTVLLLTLPMLAVATVAMGFASHWFWLFMTIYLLRLFGQGMMTHNAITAMGRWFSAQRGRAVSLASLGNQAGEALFPLAFVAVAPLIGWRATWFMSAVFILIVGLPAIYLLLRVERTPSLSDGPERRSAARDWTRKEVLRDPVFWMALAGVLAPGFIATTIFFHQVYLVELRGWSLEVFARAFIVSSTMTVLSSLLSGYLIDRFSAVQILPYYLLPLAAACFMLAFVDAQWSAFAFMTLLGASLGASSTLFGALWPEMYGLEHLGGIRAIIVALIVFATAMGPGLTGFLIDVGVPYPLQIAGMGVYCLGSIFIMVLVRERILTRNAPSLTAAVP from the coding sequence ATGCCATTCACAACGTTTCTGGTTAAAAACAGCCGATGGCTGGCAGGTGGGTTCCTGTTATGCTTCTTTTCCTCCTTTGGGCAGACGTTCTTCATATCGCTGTCCGCCGGCGACATCCGCCGAGAATTCGACCTGAGCCACGGTGCCTTCGGCACAATCTACATGGGCGCGACTCTGCTGAGTGCAATTACTCTGCCGCAGCTTGGCCGGGTCGTCGACCACGCAAGCGCGCGTACGGTTCTCCTGCTCACCCTTCCCATGCTTGCCGTGGCGACGGTCGCGATGGGGTTTGCGTCGCACTGGTTCTGGCTGTTCATGACGATCTATCTGCTGCGTCTATTCGGCCAAGGCATGATGACGCACAATGCGATAACTGCGATGGGGCGCTGGTTCTCGGCGCAACGCGGAAGGGCGGTGTCCCTGGCAAGCCTCGGCAATCAAGCCGGCGAAGCACTGTTTCCGCTTGCTTTCGTGGCGGTTGCGCCACTCATCGGCTGGCGGGCCACATGGTTCATGTCCGCCGTCTTCATTCTGATCGTCGGTCTGCCAGCGATCTATCTGCTTTTGCGGGTCGAGCGTACCCCGAGCCTAAGCGATGGCCCTGAACGACGTTCGGCTGCGAGAGATTGGACACGCAAGGAAGTGCTGCGCGATCCTGTGTTTTGGATGGCGCTTGCGGGCGTCCTTGCGCCCGGCTTCATCGCTACAACCATCTTTTTCCATCAGGTCTACCTCGTTGAACTTCGCGGCTGGTCGCTTGAGGTATTCGCCAGGGCTTTCATCGTTTCATCGACGATGACGGTGCTCTCGTCGCTGCTCTCGGGCTATTTGATCGACAGGTTCAGCGCCGTGCAAATCCTGCCGTACTATTTGTTGCCACTCGCCGCTGCGTGCTTCATGCTGGCATTTGTCGATGCGCAGTGGAGCGCTTTCGCCTTCATGACGCTGCTCGGCGCTTCGCTCGGTGCGTCATCGACGCTTTTCGGAGCGCTGTGGCCAGAGATGTATGGTCTGGAACATCTCGGCGGCATCCGCGCTATCATTGTGGCTCTCATTGTCTTTGCTACCGCCATGGGACCAGGCCTGACGGGGTTCCTGATCGATGTCGGGGTACCTTATCCATTGCAAATCGCCGGCATGGGCGTTTACTGCCTGGGAAGCATTTTCATCATGGTTCTTGTCAGGGAACGGATACTCACCAGAAATGCACCTTCTCTGACTGCCGCGGTGCCGTAG
- a CDS encoding aldo/keto reductase — MEYRLLGRSGLKVSTITMGTMTFGGVGWAKTVGDLGVKEARRLVDLCIDAGVNLIDTADAYSDGLCEEILGEILGGPRKKGMLIATKARFPMGDGPNDRGLSRQHLIAACEASLERIKTDVIDLYQVHEWDGLTPLGETMEALDTLVRQGKVRYFGCSNFSGWHIMKALGVSERGHYQRFVSQQIHYTLESRDAENELIPVSIDQGLGILVWSPIAGGLLSGKHRRSQATPQGTRQFAGWTEPPIRDENRLWNIVDTLVDIAEGRGVSAAQVALAWLIGRKGVTSVIIGGRTEEQFRDNLASAELKLTKEERTKLDEISQPWLQYPYWHQRNTANDRLSEADLSLIGPYLNTPEN; from the coding sequence ATGGAATACCGACTGCTAGGCCGATCGGGCCTGAAAGTTTCCACCATCACCATGGGCACCATGACGTTCGGCGGCGTCGGCTGGGCGAAGACCGTCGGCGACCTCGGCGTTAAAGAGGCTCGTCGTCTCGTTGATCTCTGCATTGATGCCGGCGTCAACCTCATCGACACCGCCGATGCATATTCCGATGGACTTTGCGAGGAAATACTGGGTGAGATCCTCGGTGGTCCGCGCAAAAAGGGCATGCTAATCGCTACCAAAGCGCGATTCCCGATGGGAGACGGACCAAACGACCGCGGCCTGTCGCGTCAGCATTTGATTGCTGCTTGCGAGGCTAGCCTGGAACGCATCAAGACCGACGTCATTGATCTCTATCAGGTGCATGAATGGGACGGATTGACCCCTCTCGGAGAGACCATGGAGGCACTCGACACGCTGGTGCGCCAGGGCAAGGTGCGTTATTTCGGCTGCTCCAACTTCTCTGGCTGGCATATCATGAAGGCCCTTGGCGTCTCCGAGCGCGGCCACTACCAGCGCTTCGTCAGCCAGCAGATCCACTACACGCTGGAAAGCCGCGACGCAGAAAACGAACTGATCCCGGTCAGCATCGACCAGGGTCTCGGCATTCTCGTCTGGAGCCCAATCGCCGGGGGACTTTTGTCCGGCAAGCATCGCCGTAGCCAGGCCACACCCCAGGGGACGCGCCAGTTCGCCGGCTGGACCGAACCGCCGATCCGCGACGAAAACCGGCTCTGGAACATCGTCGACACGCTGGTTGACATCGCCGAAGGTCGCGGTGTCTCCGCCGCACAGGTGGCGCTGGCATGGTTGATCGGCCGCAAAGGCGTTACGTCGGTCATCATCGGTGGCCGCACCGAGGAGCAGTTCCGCGACAATCTCGCGTCTGCAGAGTTGAAACTGACCAAGGAAGAGCGCACGAAGCTCGATGAGATCAGCCAGCCATGGCTGCAATATCCGTACTGGCATCAGCGCAATACGGCAAACGACCGCCTGAGCGAAGCCGATCTTAGCCTAATCGGTCCTTATCTTAATACGCCTGAGAATTGA